A portion of the Chryseobacterium tructae genome contains these proteins:
- the lpdA gene encoding dihydrolipoyl dehydrogenase, translated as MSQFDVTVIGSGPGGYVAAIRAAQLGFKTAIIEKYSTLGGTCLNVGCIPSKALLDSSEHFENAKHNFASHGIIINEPQADIARIIERKNEVVDQTTKGINFLMDKNKITVFEGLGSFESATQIKITKNDGSSETIESKYTIIATGSKPSSLPFISLDKERVITSTEALNLKEIPKHLVVIGGGVIGLELGSVYLRLGAQVTVVEFMDKIIPGMDGALSKELTKVLKKQGMKFMLSTAVSAVERNGDTVKITAKDKKGEEVVVEGDYCLVSVGRRPYTDGLGLEKAGVELDERGRVKTNDHLQTNVANIYAIGDVIKGAMLAHKAEEEGVLVAEILAGQKPHINYNLIPGVVYTWPEVAGVGKTEEQLKEEGVAYKVGSFPMRALGRSRASGDTDGLVKIIADEKTDEILGMHIIGARAADLIAEGVIAMEFRASAEDIARSSHAHPTYAEAIKEAALDATAKRSIHM; from the coding sequence ATGAGTCAATTCGATGTTACCGTAATAGGTTCCGGTCCTGGTGGTTATGTAGCTGCGATCCGTGCAGCACAGTTAGGTTTCAAAACAGCAATTATTGAAAAATATTCAACTTTAGGCGGAACTTGTCTTAACGTTGGATGTATTCCGTCAAAAGCGCTTCTTGATAGCTCTGAGCATTTCGAAAATGCAAAACACAATTTTGCAAGCCATGGAATTATTATCAATGAACCACAAGCAGATATTGCAAGAATCATTGAGCGTAAAAACGAAGTTGTAGATCAAACGACTAAAGGGATCAACTTTTTGATGGACAAAAATAAGATCACTGTTTTTGAAGGATTAGGAAGTTTTGAATCTGCTACTCAGATCAAAATCACTAAGAATGACGGTTCTTCTGAAACCATTGAATCAAAATATACAATCATTGCAACAGGATCTAAACCATCATCTTTACCTTTTATTTCTCTTGATAAAGAGAGAGTAATTACTTCTACTGAGGCTTTAAACCTAAAGGAAATTCCTAAGCATTTAGTCGTAATCGGAGGTGGAGTAATCGGTCTTGAATTAGGATCTGTATACTTAAGACTAGGAGCTCAGGTAACTGTAGTAGAGTTCATGGATAAAATCATCCCTGGAATGGATGGAGCTTTAAGCAAGGAATTAACTAAAGTTCTTAAAAAGCAAGGAATGAAGTTTATGCTTTCTACAGCAGTTTCAGCAGTAGAAAGAAACGGAGATACTGTAAAAATCACCGCTAAAGATAAAAAAGGAGAAGAAGTAGTAGTAGAAGGAGATTACTGTTTAGTTTCTGTAGGAAGAAGACCTTACACAGATGGTCTTGGTCTTGAAAAAGCAGGAGTAGAACTTGACGAAAGAGGAAGAGTAAAAACAAACGATCACCTTCAGACGAATGTTGCTAACATTTACGCGATCGGAGACGTTATCAAAGGAGCTATGCTTGCTCACAAAGCTGAAGAAGAAGGAGTTCTTGTTGCTGAAATATTAGCTGGACAGAAACCCCACATCAACTATAACTTAATTCCTGGTGTTGTTTATACTTGGCCGGAAGTTGCAGGTGTTGGTAAAACTGAAGAGCAATTGAAAGAAGAAGGAGTAGCTTACAAAGTAGGTTCTTTCCCAATGAGAGCTTTAGGTAGAAGCCGTGCAAGTGGTGATACTGATGGTCTTGTGAAGATTATTGCAGACGAAAAAACAGATGAGATCTTAGGAATGCACATCATTGGAGCAAGAGCTGCTGACCTTATTGCAGAAGGAGTTATTGCAATGGAATTCCGTGCAAGTGCTGAAGATATTGCAAGAAGTTCTCACGCTCACCCAACGTATGCAGAAGCGATCAAAGAAGCGGCATTGGATGCTACAGCGAAAAGATCGATCCACATGTAA
- a CDS encoding helix-turn-helix domain-containing protein, which produces MILESLSFSGIIVALMCIALLLSKKKKVSSDYYLMVWLLIGAANLLYYLFPTVLPEIIQPFGFAIPVLSMGMLYLYVISITFNIQFNLVNIIRHSLFFICYSLFFIGVSLFYNQIGFKNSIPYFVDEEQNRVLDLMTFPMAVVPVVYIVLCFLALKKYQKMLPEYYSALEKINLNWLKYIIISLIVLFIGVFCMIALGTRTDLIPFEKIFQIVAVVQSCYLLCIVFFSLRQSIVFHQQGTLDVDMVMKQEEKINIQNKSSSEGLSQKLLEFMETEKPYLDEELSLHKLSLLMKVTTHQLSQTINQEINTNFYKFVNTYRVEEVKKKLKDPAFEKYSILGIAFESGFNSKSTFNKIFKEETEMTPSEFKKSKSIRKES; this is translated from the coding sequence ATGATATTGGAAAGCCTTTCTTTTTCAGGAATCATTGTTGCATTGATGTGCATTGCTTTGTTGCTTTCCAAGAAGAAAAAGGTTTCTTCGGATTATTACCTTATGGTTTGGTTGCTGATTGGTGCAGCTAATCTTTTATACTATCTATTTCCAACTGTACTTCCTGAAATAATTCAGCCCTTTGGTTTTGCAATTCCGGTATTGAGTATGGGAATGCTTTATCTGTATGTTATTTCGATTACTTTTAATATTCAGTTTAACTTAGTGAATATAATTCGGCATTCTTTGTTTTTTATCTGTTACAGTTTATTTTTTATTGGAGTTTCACTCTTTTATAATCAGATCGGGTTCAAAAACAGTATTCCTTATTTTGTTGATGAGGAGCAAAATAGAGTGTTGGATCTGATGACTTTTCCAATGGCTGTAGTGCCCGTTGTATACATTGTTTTGTGTTTTCTGGCTTTAAAAAAATATCAGAAAATGCTTCCTGAATATTATTCAGCTCTTGAAAAAATTAACCTTAACTGGCTGAAGTATATAATCATTTCCTTGATTGTTCTTTTTATTGGAGTTTTCTGTATGATCGCTTTAGGAACACGAACAGATCTTATCCCTTTTGAAAAAATCTTTCAAATCGTTGCAGTAGTACAAAGCTGTTATTTACTGTGTATTGTATTTTTTAGCTTAAGACAGAGCATTGTGTTTCATCAGCAGGGAACGCTTGATGTGGATATGGTCATGAAGCAAGAAGAGAAAATTAATATTCAGAATAAAAGCAGTTCTGAAGGCCTTTCTCAAAAACTATTAGAGTTCATGGAAACAGAAAAGCCTTATCTTGATGAAGAACTGAGTTTGCATAAACTATCTTTATTAATGAAAGTTACTACGCACCAGCTTTCGCAAACCATCAATCAGGAAATCAATACCAATTTTTACAAATTCGTGAATACTTACAGAGTAGAAGAAGTCAAGAAAAAGCTGAAAGATCCGGCGTTTGAAAAATATTCAATCTTAGGAATCGCTTTTGAATCAGGTTTTAATTCAAAGTCTACTTTTAATAAGATATTTAAAGAAGAAACAGAGATGACACCATCTGAATTTAAGAAGTCCAAATCTATAAGAAAAGAGTCCTAA
- a CDS encoding KpsF/GutQ family sugar-phosphate isomerase: protein MDRTSIISIAKSTLEIEISELEKLKNRIDDQFAQAVEIIHSAKGKLIVVGIGKSAHVGNKIVATLNSTGTPSQFLHASEAIHGDLGVIQKQDVVLCISNSGNSPEITNLVPYLKDYSSALIGMTGNKSSKLAEFSEIILDTHVDVEACPNKLAPTSSTTIQMALGDALAVALMELNDFKANDFAKFHPGGSLGKNLTSKVEQFLSSQKPQVSEDAPIRDVIISISASSHGITVVTTEDQIIGVITDGDLRRMLMKGEDITKVMAKDIMSANPRTIEKDALAKEAMKILKGNNIGQLVVTENGKYFGIIDLHKLLDEGIN, encoded by the coding sequence ATGGATAGAACCAGCATTATATCAATTGCTAAAAGTACCTTAGAAATTGAAATTTCAGAATTAGAAAAGCTAAAAAACAGGATTGACGACCAATTTGCCCAGGCTGTAGAGATTATTCACTCTGCAAAAGGCAAATTAATTGTAGTAGGAATTGGAAAATCAGCTCATGTGGGGAATAAAATTGTGGCTACTCTAAATTCTACAGGAACACCATCACAATTTTTACATGCTTCAGAAGCTATTCATGGTGACCTTGGAGTGATCCAAAAACAGGATGTAGTGCTTTGTATTTCTAATTCCGGGAATTCTCCTGAAATTACCAACCTTGTTCCTTATTTAAAGGATTATTCTTCTGCTTTAATTGGAATGACAGGAAATAAGAGCAGTAAACTGGCTGAGTTTTCAGAAATTATTTTGGACACTCATGTTGATGTAGAGGCTTGCCCTAATAAACTAGCTCCTACAAGTTCTACCACTATTCAAATGGCATTAGGAGATGCCTTGGCAGTTGCTTTAATGGAACTCAACGACTTCAAAGCGAATGATTTCGCCAAATTTCACCCTGGAGGAAGTTTAGGAAAAAACCTTACTTCCAAAGTGGAACAGTTCCTTTCTTCACAAAAACCTCAGGTTTCTGAAGATGCCCCCATCAGAGATGTTATCATTTCTATCAGTGCATCAAGCCACGGAATCACTGTGGTTACAACTGAAGATCAGATCATTGGAGTGATTACCGATGGTGATTTAAGAAGAATGCTGATGAAAGGAGAAGATATCACTAAGGTTATGGCAAAAGATATTATGTCTGCAAATCCAAGAACCATCGAAAAAGATGCCCTTGCCAAAGAAGCAATGAAAATTTTAAAAGGCAATAATATTGGTCAGCTGGTCGTTACTGAGAACGGAAAATATTTCGGAATCATTGATCTGCATAAATTGCTTGATGAAGGAATCAACTAA
- a CDS encoding CvfB family protein produces MQLGKTQNLQISEKNNSGWILIDEESGEKAFLPKIFIREDQEVGEYVEVFVYQDDDKLKATTEIPLAEVGEFAVMSCVQSLPSGAFMDWGIIKDLFIPYKQQKTKIIEGKRYLVYIYVDEDMELITGTTKFKRNPQYQDLPFQKGDKVDLIMMNESELGWNVIINKKYIGLIYTSDVFKKLYPLSEESGFIKEIREDGKIDISLQPVGFENIDEFKQKILDKLEENYGLLYVSDKSTPEEIKDELQMSKKNFKKAIGGLYKDKIIDISDDKIKLL; encoded by the coding sequence ATGCAACTCGGAAAAACCCAAAACTTACAAATTTCAGAAAAAAATAATTCAGGATGGATCTTAATAGATGAAGAATCCGGTGAAAAAGCTTTTCTTCCTAAAATCTTCATTCGTGAGGATCAGGAAGTGGGTGAGTATGTTGAGGTTTTTGTGTACCAAGATGATGATAAATTGAAAGCTACCACTGAAATTCCTTTAGCTGAAGTAGGTGAGTTTGCCGTAATGAGCTGTGTACAAAGTCTTCCAAGTGGGGCTTTTATGGATTGGGGAATCATCAAAGACCTATTTATCCCTTACAAGCAGCAAAAAACAAAGATTATTGAAGGGAAAAGATATCTTGTCTACATTTATGTTGATGAAGATATGGAGCTGATTACAGGAACAACAAAGTTCAAAAGAAATCCTCAATATCAGGATTTGCCTTTCCAGAAAGGAGATAAGGTAGATTTGATTATGATGAACGAAAGTGAATTGGGATGGAATGTTATCATCAATAAAAAATATATTGGACTGATTTATACTTCTGATGTATTTAAAAAATTATATCCTTTATCAGAAGAATCTGGTTTTATCAAAGAAATTCGCGAAGATGGAAAAATTGATATATCCTTACAGCCTGTAGGGTTTGAAAACATTGATGAGTTCAAACAAAAGATTTTGGACAAGTTAGAAGAAAACTACGGACTTCTCTATGTCTCAGATAAATCGACTCCTGAAGAGATTAAGGATGAGCTTCAGATGAGTAAAAAGAACTTTAAGAAAGCGATCGGAGGACTTTATAAAGATAAAATTATCGATATTTCCGATGATAAGATCAAATTACTATAA
- a CDS encoding glycosyltransferase: MKKISVIFILPDLETGGAERIVTTIANHLSRDRFEPKILLLRKQGGYLDFLKKDVEIIDINTDRIRHSLKPILGEIYRRKPDIVFSGFGEVNAYLSLFIKLFPRTKFIARETNVVTQHVTRKEIKFFYNFYNNYQKIIAQSDDMMTDLVDNFNIKKKKIVKINNPVDFDFIDEKLRTSLKPDGFKYNYKNVVAIGNLSARKGFDNLLKVFSRLKNENIMLHILGDGKDRDVLLQMKEFLGLKNVIFHGRQENPYQFLKYADLFILSSRYEGFPNVLLEAGACGTYSLANNCPGGINEIIQHNVNGEIANIENYEDFAQQIIKVTHGNYNRDAIKNSIKSRFSKNIILSKYEQVLLDLIK; the protein is encoded by the coding sequence ATGAAAAAAATATCTGTCATATTTATTCTGCCGGACTTAGAAACCGGAGGTGCAGAAAGAATAGTTACCACCATTGCAAATCATCTTTCCAGGGATCGTTTTGAGCCTAAGATTTTGCTGTTGCGTAAACAAGGCGGATATCTTGATTTTCTGAAAAAAGATGTTGAAATCATCGATATCAATACAGACAGAATCAGACATTCTTTAAAACCTATTTTAGGCGAAATCTACAGACGAAAACCTGATATTGTATTCTCAGGTTTTGGAGAAGTGAATGCTTATTTGTCGTTATTTATCAAGCTTTTTCCAAGAACGAAGTTTATTGCCAGAGAAACGAATGTAGTAACTCAGCATGTTACCAGAAAAGAAATTAAATTTTTCTATAATTTTTACAATAACTATCAGAAAATCATTGCTCAGAGTGATGATATGATGACGGATTTGGTAGATAATTTTAATATTAAAAAGAAAAAAATTGTTAAGATTAATAATCCTGTGGACTTTGATTTTATTGATGAAAAATTAAGAACATCGCTAAAACCTGATGGATTTAAATATAACTATAAAAATGTAGTAGCCATAGGCAATTTATCAGCCAGAAAAGGATTTGATAACCTGTTGAAGGTTTTTTCAAGGCTCAAAAATGAAAATATTATGCTTCATATCCTGGGAGATGGAAAAGATAGGGATGTGTTGCTTCAGATGAAAGAATTTTTAGGGTTGAAAAATGTTATTTTCCATGGCAGACAAGAGAATCCTTATCAGTTTTTAAAATATGCAGATCTCTTTATTTTGTCTTCAAGATATGAAGGTTTTCCCAATGTACTTCTCGAAGCAGGGGCTTGTGGTACCTATTCTTTAGCGAACAATTGCCCGGGAGGAATCAATGAGATCATTCAGCACAACGTGAATGGCGAAATTGCCAATATTGAAAACTATGAAGATTTCGCTCAGCAAATCATCAAAGTGACGCATGGAAATTACAATCGCGATGCCATCAAAAACTCTATTAAATCCAGATTTTCAAAAAATATTATACTGAGTAAGTATGAGCAGGTGCTTTTGGATCTGATCAAATAA
- a CDS encoding DUF4476 domain-containing protein has protein sequence MKKIFISLMLLIGASSFAQEAGKVGELLKNEASVSEMKSPQLNTKNKTFDRNPGNQNDRFNNPNYQWNRNYGYAEVFLRIPEQGFFTVEVGDQTIANGSGKYRFFDLQSGRMPISIYENGFLIYRSSLMLRNNSRMVLDFFTHEGLYLLDSYPVQGQYGFNDWNDLWNNPYGNQSGNWNKQGNIMDNTTFRQFYEMLQRNEKFDDGKVAMINQQMRNSMFTAIQIRDLVKSLSFDKNKIAMAKSMYRNCVDKNKYFVVYDALDFENSKREVMDFISKSE, from the coding sequence ATGAAGAAAATTTTTATCAGCTTAATGCTTTTGATTGGAGCGAGCTCTTTTGCTCAGGAGGCAGGAAAAGTAGGTGAATTGCTGAAAAATGAAGCCTCAGTCTCAGAAATGAAGTCTCCCCAATTGAATACAAAAAATAAAACCTTTGATCGTAATCCGGGTAATCAGAATGATAGATTTAACAATCCCAATTATCAATGGAACAGAAACTACGGATATGCTGAGGTATTTTTAAGAATCCCTGAACAGGGCTTTTTTACCGTTGAAGTCGGAGATCAGACGATCGCGAATGGCTCTGGAAAATATCGTTTTTTTGACCTTCAATCCGGAAGAATGCCAATATCAATTTATGAAAATGGATTTTTAATCTATAGAAGCTCTCTAATGCTTCGCAATAACAGCAGGATGGTATTAGACTTTTTTACCCATGAAGGTTTATATTTACTGGATTCATATCCTGTACAAGGACAATATGGATTTAATGACTGGAATGATCTGTGGAATAATCCTTATGGAAATCAATCAGGAAATTGGAATAAGCAGGGAAATATAATGGATAATACTACTTTCCGGCAATTTTATGAAATGTTGCAGAGAAACGAAAAATTTGATGATGGAAAAGTTGCCATGATTAATCAACAGATGAGAAATTCAATGTTTACTGCTATACAGATAAGAGATCTGGTAAAATCCTTAAGCTTTGATAAAAATAAAATAGCCATGGCCAAATCAATGTATCGTAACTGTGTGGACAAAAACAAATATTTCGTGGTGTATGATGCTCTTGATTTTGAAAATAGTAAGCGGGAGGTGATGGATTTTATATCGAAATCTGAATAG